In Planctomycetaceae bacterium, the following are encoded in one genomic region:
- a CDS encoding ribonucleotide-diphosphate reductase subunit beta — protein MTTTLSPEQELLTGTDGRFKATEKRLINCAQVDVNQLMPIKYKWAWEHYLNGCANHWMPTEVPMNRDVEIWRSDKLTDDERLVIMRNLGFFSTAESLVGNNLVLAIFKHVTNAECRQYLLRQAFEEAVHTHTFLYVVETLGLNEGEIFNMYREIPTIAKKDAFEMELTAEVMADDFSTETFEGQQAFLKNLIGYYVIMEGIFFYSGFVMVLSFHRRNLMTGIGEQFQYILRDETIHLNFGIDLINGIKFENPELWTDEFQQAMIDRVRTAVELEIEYAQSCLPRGVLGLNADLFRDYVQHVADRRLERIGLPTQYGSPNPFPWMSETIDLSKEKNFFETRVTEYQSGGSLSWD, from the coding sequence ATGACCACTACTCTCTCTCCCGAACAGGAACTTCTCACCGGAACCGACGGTCGATTCAAAGCCACCGAAAAGCGGCTGATCAATTGTGCTCAGGTGGACGTCAATCAACTGATGCCCATCAAATACAAATGGGCGTGGGAACACTATCTGAACGGGTGTGCCAATCACTGGATGCCGACGGAAGTGCCCATGAACCGGGACGTCGAGATCTGGCGATCGGACAAACTGACCGACGACGAGCGTCTGGTCATCATGAGAAACCTGGGCTTCTTTTCGACGGCTGAATCACTCGTCGGGAACAACCTGGTGCTGGCGATTTTCAAACACGTCACGAACGCCGAATGCCGGCAGTACCTGCTGCGTCAGGCGTTTGAAGAAGCCGTGCATACTCACACGTTCCTGTACGTCGTCGAAACGCTCGGGCTGAACGAAGGTGAAATCTTCAATATGTATCGGGAGATCCCGACGATCGCGAAGAAGGATGCCTTCGAAATGGAACTGACGGCCGAAGTCATGGCCGACGATTTCTCGACCGAGACGTTCGAAGGTCAGCAGGCGTTTCTGAAGAACCTGATCGGTTACTACGTCATCATGGAAGGGATCTTCTTCTACAGCGGTTTTGTGATGGTACTGTCCTTCCATCGTCGCAATCTGATGACCGGAATTGGTGAACAGTTCCAGTACATTCTGCGGGACGAGACCATTCATCTGAACTTCGGCATTGACCTGATCAACGGCATCAAGTTTGAGAACCCGGAACTGTGGACGGATGAATTCCAGCAGGCGATGATTGACCGCGTACGGACGGCCGTCGAGCTGGAGATCGAGTACGCTCAGTCCTGCCTGCCTCGCGGTGTCCTGGGGCTGAACGCCGACCTGTTCCGCGACTACGTGCAGCATGTCGCCGATCGCCGGCTGGAACGCATCGGCCTGCCGACTCAGTACGGTTCACCGAATCCATTCCCGTGGATGAGCGAAACGATTGACCTGTCGAAGGAAAAGAACTTTTTCGAAACTCGCGTAACCGAGTACCAGAGCGGCGGGTCACTGAGCTGGGACTGA
- a CDS encoding DUF309 domain-containing protein, with product MSLDPEDPRIDDGIRLFNQREFFASHDVFEDLWMELVGREKTFVQGLIHGAVCLHHFEGSNLTGARKMYGSCTCYLRPFQPRFAGIDVQRLLDDMELCFAELLAVERGYPHGVVLKPELIPRIVRRR from the coding sequence ATGTCTCTGGACCCGGAGGATCCCAGAATCGACGACGGCATCCGGCTTTTCAATCAGCGGGAATTCTTTGCCAGCCATGACGTCTTTGAGGACCTCTGGATGGAACTTGTCGGGCGGGAAAAGACCTTCGTTCAGGGTCTGATTCACGGCGCTGTTTGCCTGCATCATTTTGAAGGCAGCAACCTGACGGGCGCCCGAAAAATGTACGGCAGTTGCACATGCTATCTGCGACCATTTCAGCCGCGGTTTGCGGGGATCGATGTACAGCGTCTGTTGGACGACATGGAACTGTGCTTTGCGGAATTGCTGGCCGTGGAACGCGGCTATCCGCACGGAGTAGTGCTGAAACCGGAGCTGATCCCGCGGATTGTTCGCCGGCGGTGA
- a CDS encoding Rpn family recombination-promoting nuclease/putative transposase, producing MTIGIDPKIDYAFKRLLASSDHTAITIHFLNAVLSEGPRIQHVELLNPFVPHEAEDGKLAILDVRARDDAGRWLNIEMQTTAPAELPERLAFYACSLYVGQLRQGEGYGELSPAVSICLLNRKLFAESDRFHLDFQLRSRDGAIPLTSGLQIHLIELPKYTVPERVPSDFVMTASPLEKWIWFFRYASQVSESQIAASLADPVFNEAAGVLSMIARTPEEREDYEMRLKLARDEESRMRGARKEGLLEGRQEGLQEGRQEGRQEGRQEGRQEGRQEGKLIGKLQLLEQFLGRPVSSDSTLSGLPLAELEQRVADLQAQLRNRS from the coding sequence ATGACGATCGGAATTGATCCGAAGATCGATTACGCTTTCAAGCGATTGCTGGCGAGTTCCGACCATACCGCCATCACGATTCATTTCCTGAACGCCGTGTTGTCGGAAGGACCGAGGATTCAACACGTCGAACTGCTGAATCCCTTTGTTCCTCACGAAGCCGAGGACGGCAAGCTGGCGATTCTGGATGTTCGAGCCCGCGACGATGCCGGTCGCTGGCTGAACATTGAGATGCAGACGACGGCTCCGGCAGAACTGCCGGAGCGGCTGGCGTTCTACGCGTGCAGTCTGTATGTCGGACAGTTGCGGCAGGGGGAAGGATACGGCGAGTTGTCTCCGGCAGTCAGCATTTGTCTGCTAAACCGAAAACTGTTTGCGGAGTCAGACCGTTTTCACCTGGACTTTCAGCTTCGTTCCCGCGACGGGGCAATTCCGCTGACGAGCGGATTGCAGATTCACCTGATTGAATTGCCGAAGTATACTGTGCCGGAAAGGGTTCCGTCCGATTTTGTGATGACGGCCAGCCCGCTGGAAAAGTGGATTTGGTTCTTTCGCTACGCTTCACAGGTCAGCGAGTCGCAGATCGCGGCGTCACTTGCAGATCCGGTTTTCAACGAAGCCGCTGGAGTACTGAGTATGATCGCTCGAACGCCCGAAGAACGTGAAGATTATGAGATGCGGCTGAAGCTGGCCCGCGACGAAGAATCCAGAATGCGGGGTGCCCGCAAGGAAGGTTTGCTGGAAGGTCGGCAGGAAGGCTTGCAGGAAGGGCGGCAGGAAGGGCGGCAGGAAGGGCGGCAGGAAGGGCGGCAGGAAGGGCGGCAGGAAGGAAAGCTGATCGGGAAGTTGCAGTTGTTGGAGCAGTTTTTGGGGCGTCCTGTATCGAGTGACTCGACCCTGTCGGGGCTGCCGCTGGCCGAACTGGAGCAGCGAGTCGCTGATTTGCAGGCTCAGCTGCGCAACCGCAGTTGA